The Neoarius graeffei isolate fNeoGra1 chromosome 10, fNeoGra1.pri, whole genome shotgun sequence genome has a segment encoding these proteins:
- the LOC132893026 gene encoding uncharacterized protein LOC132893026, which yields MTYCWHLIRAMSPCLYCLTLVQPLTLDHSILLDTLENIVGLKGTALSWLRSYLTDCYKFVDVNGDFSRHTEVKFGVPQGSLGNICNICISFHCYTVETQLNVSAKPDERLQRNKIEECVKDVRYWMLINFLILSYDKTEVLVLGPHVARSRFSDYIVTLDGLSVSSRAAVKDLAVILDSSFLFETHIDNITQTTFFHLRNIVQIRNIMSLHDAEILVHAFVTSRLYYCNALLSGCSSKCINKIQLVQNAAARALTRTRRYDHITPMLSTLHWLPIKFCTDYKILLLTFFFSSPHWIATLSWSRNLCVSVTPRTMPAGDLSPGRAHHAGQAEG from the coding sequence atgacctactgttggcatctaatCAGGGctatgtctccctgcttgtattgcttgaccttagtgcagcctttgacacttgatcattccattctcctggatacacTAGAAAATATTGTAGggcttaagggaacagccctctcctggctcaggtcttatttaactgattgctataagtttgttgatgtaaatggtgatttttctcgacatactgaggtaaagtttggtgtcccACAAGGTTCTCTGGGTAATATTTGTAATATttgtattagcttccactgttatacCGTTGAAACACAGCtgaatgtttctgcaaagccagatgagcgaCTGCAgcgtaataaaattgaggaatgtgtaaaggatgttagatactggatgcttattaacttccttataCTTAGctatgacaagacagaagtacttgtactaggaccacatgtagctagaagtaggttttctgattacatagtaaccttggatggcctttctgtttcttcacgtgcagccgtAAAAGACCTCGCTGTGATCCTTGACTCCAGTTTtttgtttgaaactcatattgataacattacccagacaactttctttcatctcagaaatattgttcagataagaaatataatgtcactccaTGATGCAGAAATACTAGTTCATgcatttgttacctctaggttgtattattgtaatgccttactgtctggatgttccagtaagtgtaTAAACAagatccagttagttcaaaatgcagcagcaagagcccttactagaactaggagatatgaccacatcacccctatgttatccacactgcactggctcccaatcaagttttgcactgattataaaatactactattgaccttttttttttcttctccccatTGGATTGCAACCTTGTCATGGTCAAGAAACCTGTGTGTCTCAGTGACCCCTAGAACTATGCCAGCAGGAGATTTATCTCCTGGTAGGGCCCACCATGCTGGACAGGCCGAAGGGTAG